The DNA region AATTCAGAGGGGACAGCAGTTCTAGCTACAGCAGAGGGAATGTTTGGTAAGGTAACGGTATTTGATACACCTGAAATTCGTGCCCTCTGCATTAATGAGCAAATGCAGGGAGCGTTTGACAAACAACCTGCTGCTAACGAATACGAACCCCATTGCCGACCTGGGCCAGGACCGTTAAGCTCTCTCTACTACACAGCTGGCTTTCTTCTAGTGGGTTGCCACATGCCTCGTGCATCGGGCTTGGTGATAGGACTGGGTTGCGGGTCAGGTCTAATTATGGGGCTGGCTTGTTTCCCAGAAATGCGTCTGACTGTAGTGGAAATCGATCCGACAGTGATTCGGCTTTGCTTAACCTTCTTCCCCCTCGTGCAGCATTACATCAATGCAGGTCGGTTGCAAATTATAGAAAGCGATGGAGCAGCGTTCCTGCAATCAAATGAGCAGCGATTCGACTTCATCAACTTTGATGTCTACACAGGAGAAGGAGAATTTCCAACCAAGCTTAGGACAGTCGAATTTATTAAGCGAATAAAGGCTAGTGCATCGCTGTTGTTCATTAACATCATTGGCAGCCTCAGCGAACCGTATTTACATCGAGTCCTTGCGACGTTCGATGCTGCGGGTCAGCCAATTCACACCCTTTATCATTGCCTACCCCTTGAAGGGAATGAAACCAATCCCATGAACTGGCTTGCCTTCACTCAAGCACTAACTGTACCAGATGACTTTATCCCTTTTGCCGACCTGACAGGAGAGCAAATAGAAACAGTCAGGCACAATTTCTCATCGGTACGGCAAAATGGCATATCGCCTGCAAGAGTGCGTACCTATATTGAGCAGATTGGTCTACACGTCGAACCTTATAGGGATTAAGCCGAGATAGACGAACAATAGTGCAAGACCCTCCATGAGTTTTGCACACAAACATTGGATAAAAGTTGTTCTCCCCATATCCCCCTTTCCTCCTCTCCCCCTCATTCCTGATTACGGCTAATCATCCTGACCCGACATTGAGGGCTTTCTGCTCAACTTTGACCCCTAAATATAGCGTTCAAAAAATTTAAATACTCTACGAATAGCGTGCAATTGAATAATCATTGGTAGGGTTAAGTGTAAGGAAAGTCGAAATGCCCTTCAACTTCTAACTGCTAAATAACCGAGCTAGAGAGACCTGTGCTACTATCTGGGAAAACATTCTCTTAATGTCGATCACCAATGGGCAAGGTTCTGGTGTTAAACGCCTCCTACGAACCGCTCAATATCACCAACTGGCGACGGGCGGTTGTCTTGTTGATCAAAGGGAAAGCGGAGCAGGTTGAACACAACGGCAAATACGTCTACTCAGAATTCCCTCTCCCTACAGTTATCCGACTTCGGCATTACGTGCGGGTTCCCTACAAAGAAATCCCTCTAACTCGCCGAAATATCCTCCACCGGGATGGACACTCTTGTCAATACTGCGGTTATACGGGTGATGAACTCACGCTCGATCATGTGATTCCTCGCTCTCGCCACGGAGGAGATACTTGGGAAAATATTGTCACCGCCTGTGTACGCTGCAATGTTAAAAAAGGCAGCCGCACCCCTAAAGAAGCCAATATGATACTGCGGAATCAGCCTCGTAGACCTTACAGCAGCTTGCACTTTGAAGTTGCCAAACATGTGAAGGGGGGATTGCATCAAGAGTGGCGAAAGTATGTGATCGGCATTTAACACTCTACCTTTAAGCAGAGTTATAAAATCAACAACTTACAATTCTACCAACAGAGTCATGGTCGGAAAACACGACCACTCGATAAGATATGGCTTACTGGTTGTTTTGCGAAAATAGAAGAGGGTGGCGCACCAGTTGAACAGCTAACCGCTCCAATAAAAATACGATTGATGCGGCGCTGGCAAGAACCCGGCTTACCTTACTACAACCCAACATGCCATCGAACTCGCTCACGTCTATTAATGATTCATTCCCATCCGCTACTCCTTCAGAGTTGATCGCTGTTGAACCTCAACAGCCTCCAGACTCTCACGAGAAGGTAAGTAGTAATCTCAGTCATTCTCGTGAGAAACGGTGGCATGAATCCTCACCTGAAGAGAAGGTCGCTGAATTTCGACAGATGCTGAAGCGTCATGGCAGAGAACGTCAGCTCATTCTCATCCAAGATTTCCCTGACCCGGATGCCTTGTCCAGCGCTTGGGCTTACCAGCTCATTGTGCAACAGCACAATATCCAATGTGATATTGTCTACGCGGGGACTCTCTCGCACCAGGAAAACATTGCGTTGGTTAAGCTAACTAACTTACCCGCAAAACGCTGGGGTGTCCAGACGTTGAAGGATCGCGATTTATCGATCTATCAAGGCTGTGTGCTGATCGATAACCAGGGAACAACGAGTCAATTGATGCCTCTGGTCAAACAATCCGGTCTGCCGATCATCGCAATTATTGACCATCACAGAACTCAGGGCGACTTAGAAGCTGAGTTTGTCGATATTCGTCCTCAGACACGAGCGACAGCCACGATTTTAACCCAGTACCTTCAGGCGGGGTTACTGAAACTAGACAGTAGCATTAATGAACATGTTAAGTGTGCTACAGCCTTAATGCATGGTCTGAGATCGGATACCAATCGGCTTATGCAGGCACAGGAAGAAGATTTCTTGGTGGCAGGGTATCTCAGTCGGTTCTATGACCCCCAATTGCTGAATGCTGTACTCCAAACCGCGCGATCGCGCCGCGTCATGGATGTGATTGAGCGATCGCTCAAAAATCGCCTGGTACAGAATAACTTCTCCATTGCGGGGGTTGGCTACCTGCGTTACGATGACCGGGATGCTATCCCCCAAGCGGCTGACTTTTTGGTGACGGAAGAAAACGTTCATACGGCAGTGGTTTATGGCATCGTTCACGACGAAGACGAAGAAGTAGAAGTCGTGATTGGCTCCTTGAGAACCAACAAACTCACCCTTGACCCCGATGAGTTCATCAAAGAAGCTTTTGGTCAAGATAGTAATGGACGCTTCTTTGGCGGTGGACGCATGATGGCAGGTGGATTTGAAATTCCCATTGGGTTTTTGGGCAGCTTCAATGATAATGCTGAGTACGCCAAGATGAAGTGGGAAGTGTTTGATATCCAAATTAAGCAAAAACTTCTGCGCCTGGTGAATCCCAAGGACAATCTGATCAATACCGCCTAACCGATTGTGGATTTTGAATAGAGAATCGTAAAATAAAATCCTCCTCCTGCTTGGACGTTGCTTAGCTTTAAGAAGCGGTGTATCTATGGAATTATATTTAATTCGTCACGGCATCGCCGCTCTGAGAGAGGATTACACCAATGAGCAAGAACGTCCGCTAACCGATAAAGGGCGTCAAAAAACGGCTCAAGTCGCGAAACAACTTTATGACCGGAGTCTGCGTTTTGACCTAATTTTGACAAGTCCTTTAGTACGAGCCAAAGAGACGGCTGTCATCCTGCAAAAGGCGGGTTTAGCTTCCAATGTTGAAGAATTTCCCGCTCTTGCTCCAGATGGCGATATCGAGGCTTGGGTCAGTTGGCTAGAGCAACATCGGCAGACGATGGCTATAGAAAAAGGCTTGGCGTTAGTCGGTCATCAACCCGATTTAGGCAACTGGGCGGAAATATTGGTTTGGGGTGAAGCCCAAGAAAAGCTAATCCTTAAAAAAGCCGGAGTCATCGGCATAAAGGTTCCAGACACCGAGTCCCCCATAGGTCAGAGTGAACTGTTCTTGTTGACCTCGCCTAAGTGGTTCCTTTAATCAGGATTTAACAAATTTTGTAATACAAGCGACTAATATAGAAGTTTCTGGTAAGTTAGCCTGAGAACATTTAAAACTCATTCGATAGTAAGATGACAGCTTGCGAGTATAGACCAGGTTTAGAAGGTATTCCCGTTGCTCAATCCAGTATTAGCTATGTCGATGGACAAAAGGGAATACTGGAGTATCGTGGTATTCGCATTGAAGAACTCGCATCACACAGCACGTTTCTGGAAACATCGTATCTGCTGATTTGGGGTGAGCTGCCGACCAAGGAAGAACTCGAGGTCTTTGAATATGAAATTCGCCACCGTCGGCGGATCAAGTATCGAATTCGGGACATGATGAAGTGCTTCCCGGAAACAGGTCACCCGATGGACGCACTGCAAGCCTCGGCGGCGGCACTCGGTCTTTTTTACTCCAAACGAGCGCTAGATAACCCCGATTATATTCGGGAGGCATCGGTTCGCCTGTTGGCAAAAATCCCAACGATGGTGGCAGCTTTCAAGCAAATGCGTAAAGGCAACGACCCTGTTCAGCCTAATGATGACTTGGATTACTCTGCCAACTTTTTGTACATGCTCAATGAGCAAAAACCTGATCCTCTAGCGGCTCGGATTTTCGACATCTGCTTGACGCTCCACGCCGAACACACGATGAATGCGTCCACATTCTCGGCAATGGTCACCGCATCGACATTGACTGACCCCTATGCTGTGGTGGCTTCCGCCGTGGGAACGTTAGCCGGGCCTTTGCATGGTGGAGCGAATGAAGAAGTGATCACCATGTTGGAAGAAATAGGCTCCGTGGAAAATGTCCGCTCCTATGTAGAGGATTGCGTGCAGCGTAAGTCCAAAATCATGGGTTTTGGTCACCGGGTTTATAAAGTGAAAGACCCACGAGCAACAATCCTGCAAAACTTAGCAGAGCAACTGTTTGAGAAGTTTGGTCACGATGAGTACTATGAGATTGCCGTTGCACTAGAACAGGCCGTCGAGGAAAAACTGGGTCAGAAAGGAATTTACGCCAATGTTGATTTCTATTCCGGGTTGGTTTACCGGAAATTGGGGATTCCTACAGACTTGTTTACACCGATTTTTGCGATCGCACGGGTGGCCGGTTGGCTCGCTCACTGGAAAGAACAGTTGGAAGAAAACCGAATTTTTCGACCCACTCAAATCTACACGGGTGTCCACAGTGTTGATTATCTTCCCATGGAAAAACGCTAGAGGTCGCTAACTGCGAGATTCAATCCGAGGCGTGAGCGTAGAATTTCGCTCTTGCTTATCGCCTCTGGTTCAATTGAGGTCAAAAGAGGATCATTTATGGATAATCGTCATCTGTGTTCCTCATACTTTGTATCTTCGGGCTGCAATCTTGTAATTGAATTCCAGTCATCCTTTAAGGTTGCTGATTGAGTCAGTATAGCCGCACTCATTGACCTGGCAATTTCTCGGCTTTAAATAGCACTAAAAGCCAATCATCCTTCTATGTTGATTGTGCAATAATACATTTATCTTGCAGCCGATAATTCATTAGAGAATTAATCGCATTTTCGTCTGCCTGGTTTGCCAGTTCCAAAAGCGTTGGCTGATTCATCTACTCCAAAGAGCGAGGAATTTATAATTTAAGTGTCTATTTTAACCGCCTATTTATAAGGTTCTGTCAAAAGTTGAGTAACATTTCCAGAAATCTTGAGGAGTGTTGATTGACTGGTGTGAAGATAGCCGAATTAAACATCCCTAGCAGTCATCCATCTTTGTCACTCAGAATCACCCTCCCTCTGGAACACCCCTTACTATGACCCCTAGGTAGTTGAACAAGCATCAACTAAAACTATATAGACGATAGAGGCTATCCCAACTGATAAGAACTCAGAAGAAAACCTAACCATCGTGATAAGTATAAATTCTGAGGAGTGGTGCTGAGCCAATAACCATCCAACGATATACTAGGCAGAGAGGCTCCTAAAAAAATCTTTACAAAAGAGCTGTATAGATGTATTCGATACCCTGTGTATCGAACTGCCTCAGTAATTACACGTATCGGCAAAGATGAATCCAGGAATTGACCTCCAAGGAAATTTTATTCAATCGCTTAGGGACTTGGGCATCCCACCTGGTGCGGCTAAAGCCATTTGGATGCCGCTACCGATGTTTCTGATGATTATCGGTACAACGGTGGGCGTCTTGGTACTCGTCTGGCTAGAACGGAAAATTTCTGCTGCGGCTCAACAGCGCATTGGCCCCGAATACGCCGGTCCCCTGGGTGTTCTCCAGCCTGTAGCAGATGGTCTGAAGCTAGTCTTTAAAGAAGACATTGTTCCCGCTAAAGCGGATCGGTGGCTCTTCACACTCGGACCCATCCTTGTCGTGCTGCCTGTGTTTCTGTCCTACTTAATTGTGCCTTTTGGACAGAACCTCGTCATCACCGATGTGGGAACAGGGATATTCTTATGGATTGCTTTATCCAGCGTTCAGCCGATTGGTTTGTTAATGTCAGGCTATGCCTCCAACAATAAATACTCGCTGTTGGGTGGCTTGAGGGCGGCAGCACAATCGATTAGTTACGAAATTCCTCTAGCGCTGGCAGTCCTCGCTATTGTGCTGATGTCCAACAGCCTGAGCACTATTGATATTGTGGAGCAGCAATCGGGCTACGGCATTTTGGGCTGGAACATTTGGCGTCAACCCGTGGGTTTCCTGATCTTTTGGATTTCCGCTTTGGCAGAATGTGAGCGACTACCCTTTGACCTTCCGGAAGCGGAAGAAGAACTAGTGGCTGGGTATCAAACCGAGTACGCTGGGATGAAATTTGCTCTGTTTTATATCGGTTCCTACGTCAACCTGGTGCTGTCTGCCTTACTCGTTGCTGTTCTGTACCTGGGTGGCTGGGAATTTCCGATTCCTCTCGATCAGTTAGCCAATTGGCTGGGTGTTAGTGAAACCAGTTCTTGGTTGCAGGTGATCACCGCATCGCTGGGGATTACCATGACCCTCCTTAAGGCATATTTCCTGGTCTTTATTGCCATTCTGCTGCGCTGGACACTTCCCCGCGTTCGTATTGACCAGCTTCTTAATCTAGGATGGAAGTTCCTGCTTCCCATCGGTCTGGTTAATTTACTCCTGACTGCCGCACTTAAATTAGCATTTCCTTTTGCCTTTGGCGGTTAGATTGAAGGTTGCAGGTTAGTAACGTTAGAAGGTTAGAACTTTTAACTGATCCTTCGGCTTCTCCTGTGGAGTACAACCTGTTAATTTTCACCTCTCTTCCGGCCAAGGACTTTAAAAAGAGAGAGACACTCACAACTATGCTGAAGTTCCTTAAACAAGTTGGCGACTACGCCAAAGAAACCGTTCAAGCTGCCCGCTATATTGGTCAAGGTCTATCGGTTACCTTCGACCACATGCAACGGCGTCCTGTCACAGTACAGTATCCTTACGAGAAACTCATCCCTTCCGAGCGGTTTCGCGGTCGGATTCACTTTGAGTTTGATAAGTGCATTTCCTGCGAAGTCTGTGTTCGGGTTTGTCCGATTAACCTGCCAGTCGTAGACTACGACTTTGACAAAGCCAGCAAGAAGAAAAAACTCAAGAGCTACAGCATTGATTTCGGGGTTTGTATCTTCTGCGCCAACTGTATCGAATACTGCCCAACGAACTGTCTATCCGCGACCGAAGAGTACGAAATTTCCACCTACGAGCGCCACGAACTCAATTACGACAATGTGGCAATGGGACGGCTACCGTACAAAGTTACACAAGACCCAATGGTCACTGCCTTACGCGAACTGGCTTACCTGCCGAAGGGCGTTTTAGACCCGCATGATTTGGCTCAAGGTTCTCAACGCGCTGCTTTGCGTCCAGAGCAAATTGCGGAGCAGATGGAACCAAAGAAAGAAGAAACTACACAGAAATAGTTGTCAACTGATTAGGGATTTACGACTTTAGATTTTGGATGAATCATTTGTGCGGCTTTCTTCGCAGCCATGCATAAACCGGGCTCCTAAAATCCAAAATCCAAAATCCAAAATCTAAACTTAACAGTCAAGGAGATTAGGTAACGGTGAATCTAGCGGAAGGAGTTCAGCTTGTTTCATTTGGCATACTGTCAGTGATGATGATTGGGACAGCTTTGGGCGTAGTCCTACTTTCTAACATCGTCTACTCGGCTTTTTTATTGGGTGGTGTCTTCGTCAGCATTGCCGGTTTATATCTTTTACTCAATGCTGACTTTGTGGCAGCGGCACAATTATTGATTTATGTAGGAGCCGTTAACGTTCTGATTTTGTTTGCCATCATGCTGGTGAACAAGCGAGAGGATTTTGCGCCAATGGCTAATCGCTGGATTCGCCAAGGGTCAACCGCACTCGTTTGTGCCGGTTTGTTTGTACTTCTGAGCACAATGGTACTGGCGACACATTGGTCTGTTTATACTGGTGCGCCTATCATAGGTGAGAGTTCCGTTGTGAAGATTGGGATGCATTTCTTCAGCGACTTTTTATTGCCGTTTGAGCTAGCGTCTGTATTGTTGTTAATGGCAATGGTGGGTGCAATCATCTTGGCACGTCGGGATTATATTCCAGAGGAACTCATCCCTCGTGATACTGGCACAGCAACGGCTTCGACGCTGCCAGAACGCCCGCGTGAATTGGTGTCAGCCGCTGGTGCGACTCCAAGAGAACGTTAAGGAACTTCATCCTTTAGCCTTAATTAAAAATCTCGTTGATCACACAGAAGATTCATGCACCTCCAACTCCAATACTTCTTACTTTTAGCGGCTGCTCTGTTCTGTATTGGCATTTATGGCTTAATTACGAGCCGCAATGCTGTTCGAGTGCTGATGTCAATTGAACTCATGCTAAATGCCGTGAACCTGAATTTAATGGGGTTCTCCAACTTTATTGATCCACAAGAGATTAAAGGTCAGGTGTTTACGGTGTTTGTCATTACTGTGGCAGCAGCAGAAGCAGCAGTAGGTTTAGCGATTGTGCTTTCGATTTACCGCAACCGTGAGACGGTGGATATGGAGCAATTTAACCTGCTCAAATGGTAAATTTTTGATAGCTTACTTGAATGTGCGCCTACCGATATCGGTAGGCGTTGTTTTTATTGGGAAATACAGGTGAACACAATCACACCTTCTCTGGATAACGCGATCGCTACCTCTCTAAAGAATCTCAAGTTTGTACAGAAAACTCCTCTGAATTTATTCCCCAATTGACCCACGCAATCGCTTCTCTAGCTGATGGTACATCAGGCGGAACACGTAATGCATGGATGTATCCTGTGCTAGAACAGCTCATTTTTAAGAGATAAATTGGCTCCACATCCACATCAGAATCGATTTTCAAGAGGGTGTATTCTTGCCAAGAATCTAATTCAATGGCTTGCAACTCCTGACAAATTCGGACGTAACCAATTTCCTGAATTAATATTCGTCTCAGCTCAGCGTTATTCTCTTCTAATAACCATTTAGCTTGCCACTGGTTGGGAGGTACTTTTCCATATTTTTCCGGTAATCTTACCCCATGATAGGCGTACACATTGAATCCCTCATAGGCAACCGCTGGTACTCCTAATCCATGCAATCTTCCCTGTTCATCTAAGTGAATGACTGAAGGTTTAGGCGTAACAACCGCAATATTTTTAAACGCCCACCACCAACCGCAGTGCTTAGCCGTAGCCCATAACCCTTTTAGCTTCGAGCAATCAACGCCAATTGCATCAAAGTAGGCATAACTAGCCAGTGATTGCACATCCACTAAACCCCAGGCACTCCCGATCTGATAGAAGACAGCCTCCCCAACAGCTTCCTTAACAGCCATCTCGACATTGAAGACAGTATCCTCAACAGCAGCCTCCACAGCCTCTGCGATCGCATCTTCGATCGCATACCGAATAGCCTCCGCGACAGCCGCCCTAACCGTATTAAAAGCCGTATTGAAGACAGCCTCGCCAACGGTAGCCCGGATAGCCTCCTTGCGAAGTTCTGGCTCAGAAGCGATAGAAGTTAACGCCTCCACAGGATTATTGAACCACAGAATTTGTTGAGGTGGCTTCAATCTAGCGCACTTATAAGCCAGCGCGATCGCATCTTCGGCTTTTTGGGGATTAATCGGTGTTGTATCTAAACCAATGCGTATCCACTCATCCCGAATTATAGGTATGAGGGCTTGTTGTTCTGGTGTGAGCTCGGTAATTTGTTTGTATCTCATCTCACGGAAAGCTTCTCCCTCAACTATTTAGCTTATTGTGTAGTGATGGAAGCTACCATTGTTATTTACTAAACTTTATCAAGAGAAATATTCTAGGACGATTTCTCAATCTACCCAGTTTAGAACTTGACCAATTAATTTCAGAAATACCTAGTGTAGATTCTAACCACCTAAGTTCGTTTTCTAGATGATGCTGCGCTCGAATTTCATCGAGAGCTAAAATATAAAACGCTTCAAAAATAGGCATAAGTTAGGTCTATTCTAGGCACAAAAGCAAAGGCAAAGAAAAGATATCCTTATTCAAGGATGCCTAATTGAGAACGAGTGAGCAACAACTCTCACAAATGTTCATCCTATCGCCACAGCGAATGTGAGTGACGCGATCGTTCTACAATAAAAGATTCAAGCATCTAACCGATCGCCGATCGCAACTGGTGACTTGTCACTATCCTTAGATTCAAGTGGCTGCCTTTTCCAGATGAGCGCTAGAACACTATTTGATAAAGTTTGGGACTTACATACTGTCGGCATTTTGCCTTCGGGTCAGACTCAACTATTGATTGGTTTACACTTAATCCACGAAGTTACTAGCCCCCAAGCTTTTGCTATGCTGCGGGAACGGGGACTGAAGGTGCTGTATCCTGAGCGCACTGTTGCTACCGTAGACCATATCGTTCCTACCGATAACCAAGCGCGTCCTTTTGTCGATGTCCTGGCAGAAGAGATGATGCAAGCTTTGGAAAAAAGCTGTAAAGAACACGATATTCGCTTTTATAACATTGGGTCTGGCAGTCAAGGAATTGTCCATGTGATTGCCCCGGAACTGGGGTTAACCCAACCCGGAATGACAATCGCTTGCGGTGACTCTCATACTTCAACACATGGGGCATTTGGGGCGATCGCATTTGGCATCG from Microcoleus sp. AS-A8 includes:
- a CDS encoding protein arginine N-methyltransferase; amino-acid sequence: MRPSKFASLQGISLRSAYQPASDEEALFCYENHRCLACNAIASASSLPDASVLQIERIFFKALPKSCDCGFTNEIFLILNNLLRPTDPKIPKANEAIAQAAEKDLLLDAFLEEQLVASTVAIHQGKLDAAIEINRDLNARFPDFFLPFYNLGVIYTKQQRYSESLEAYEAALRLNPEHSESLVNKALVQMHLSQLQEAGATYEQWRSMNSEGTAVLATAEGMFGKVTVFDTPEIRALCINEQMQGAFDKQPAANEYEPHCRPGPGPLSSLYYTAGFLLVGCHMPRASGLVIGLGCGSGLIMGLACFPEMRLTVVEIDPTVIRLCLTFFPLVQHYINAGRLQIIESDGAAFLQSNEQRFDFINFDVYTGEGEFPTKLRTVEFIKRIKASASLLFINIIGSLSEPYLHRVLATFDAAGQPIHTLYHCLPLEGNETNPMNWLAFTQALTVPDDFIPFADLTGEQIETVRHNFSSVRQNGISPARVRTYIEQIGLHVEPYRD
- a CDS encoding HNH endonuclease is translated as MGKVLVLNASYEPLNITNWRRAVVLLIKGKAEQVEHNGKYVYSEFPLPTVIRLRHYVRVPYKEIPLTRRNILHRDGHSCQYCGYTGDELTLDHVIPRSRHGGDTWENIVTACVRCNVKKGSRTPKEANMILRNQPRRPYSSLHFEVAKHVKGGLHQEWRKYVIGI
- a CDS encoding bifunctional oligoribonuclease/PAP phosphatase NrnA, translating into MPSNSLTSINDSFPSATPSELIAVEPQQPPDSHEKVSSNLSHSREKRWHESSPEEKVAEFRQMLKRHGRERQLILIQDFPDPDALSSAWAYQLIVQQHNIQCDIVYAGTLSHQENIALVKLTNLPAKRWGVQTLKDRDLSIYQGCVLIDNQGTTSQLMPLVKQSGLPIIAIIDHHRTQGDLEAEFVDIRPQTRATATILTQYLQAGLLKLDSSINEHVKCATALMHGLRSDTNRLMQAQEEDFLVAGYLSRFYDPQLLNAVLQTARSRRVMDVIERSLKNRLVQNNFSIAGVGYLRYDDRDAIPQAADFLVTEENVHTAVVYGIVHDEDEEVEVVIGSLRTNKLTLDPDEFIKEAFGQDSNGRFFGGGRMMAGGFEIPIGFLGSFNDNAEYAKMKWEVFDIQIKQKLLRLVNPKDNLINTA
- the sixA gene encoding phosphohistidine phosphatase SixA, with translation MELYLIRHGIAALREDYTNEQERPLTDKGRQKTAQVAKQLYDRSLRFDLILTSPLVRAKETAVILQKAGLASNVEEFPALAPDGDIEAWVSWLEQHRQTMAIEKGLALVGHQPDLGNWAEILVWGEAQEKLILKKAGVIGIKVPDTESPIGQSELFLLTSPKWFL
- a CDS encoding citrate synthase → MTACEYRPGLEGIPVAQSSISYVDGQKGILEYRGIRIEELASHSTFLETSYLLIWGELPTKEELEVFEYEIRHRRRIKYRIRDMMKCFPETGHPMDALQASAAALGLFYSKRALDNPDYIREASVRLLAKIPTMVAAFKQMRKGNDPVQPNDDLDYSANFLYMLNEQKPDPLAARIFDICLTLHAEHTMNASTFSAMVTASTLTDPYAVVASAVGTLAGPLHGGANEEVITMLEEIGSVENVRSYVEDCVQRKSKIMGFGHRVYKVKDPRATILQNLAEQLFEKFGHDEYYEIAVALEQAVEEKLGQKGIYANVDFYSGLVYRKLGIPTDLFTPIFAIARVAGWLAHWKEQLEENRIFRPTQIYTGVHSVDYLPMEKR
- the nuoH gene encoding NADH-quinone oxidoreductase subunit NuoH is translated as MNPGIDLQGNFIQSLRDLGIPPGAAKAIWMPLPMFLMIIGTTVGVLVLVWLERKISAAAQQRIGPEYAGPLGVLQPVADGLKLVFKEDIVPAKADRWLFTLGPILVVLPVFLSYLIVPFGQNLVITDVGTGIFLWIALSSVQPIGLLMSGYASNNKYSLLGGLRAAAQSISYEIPLALAVLAIVLMSNSLSTIDIVEQQSGYGILGWNIWRQPVGFLIFWISALAECERLPFDLPEAEEELVAGYQTEYAGMKFALFYIGSYVNLVLSALLVAVLYLGGWEFPIPLDQLANWLGVSETSSWLQVITASLGITMTLLKAYFLVFIAILLRWTLPRVRIDQLLNLGWKFLLPIGLVNLLLTAALKLAFPFAFGG
- the ndhI gene encoding NAD(P)H-quinone oxidoreductase subunit I encodes the protein MKFLKQVGDYAKETVQAARYIGQGLSVTFDHMQRRPVTVQYPYEKLIPSERFRGRIHFEFDKCISCEVCVRVCPINLPVVDYDFDKASKKKKLKSYSIDFGVCIFCANCIEYCPTNCLSATEEYEISTYERHELNYDNVAMGRLPYKVTQDPMVTALRELAYLPKGVLDPHDLAQGSQRAALRPEQIAEQMEPKKEETTQK
- a CDS encoding NADH-quinone oxidoreductase subunit J — protein: MNLAEGVQLVSFGILSVMMIGTALGVVLLSNIVYSAFLLGGVFVSIAGLYLLLNADFVAAAQLLIYVGAVNVLILFAIMLVNKREDFAPMANRWIRQGSTALVCAGLFVLLSTMVLATHWSVYTGAPIIGESSVVKIGMHFFSDFLLPFELASVLLLMAMVGAIILARRDYIPEELIPRDTGTATASTLPERPRELVSAAGATPRER
- the nuoK gene encoding NADH-quinone oxidoreductase subunit NuoK gives rise to the protein MHLQLQYFLLLAAALFCIGIYGLITSRNAVRVLMSIELMLNAVNLNLMGFSNFIDPQEIKGQVFTVFVITVAAAEAAVGLAIVLSIYRNRETVDMEQFNLLKW